In Harpia harpyja isolate bHarHar1 chromosome Z, bHarHar1 primary haplotype, whole genome shotgun sequence, a single window of DNA contains:
- the ZBTB7C gene encoding zinc finger and BTB domain-containing protein 7C codes for MANGIEDLIGIPFPNHSSEVLCGLNEQRHDGLLCDVILIVQDQEYRTHRSVLAACSKYFKKLFTTGTLTDQPYVYEIDFVKPEALSAILEFAYTSTLTITTSNVKHILSAAKMLEIQCIINVCLEIMEPDREAEEEDDKEDEDDDEDEDEDEEEEEEEEEVEDFVNQENLTDVQEVSCHQSPSKSDLTEEAYTEAPKDFPNHYPANNSSGHLGVIRDFSIESLLRENLYPKANIPERRPALSPFAPTFFPHLWNGDFSSFSQLEEPQVDNGPLDLVIKKRKIKEEEEKEDLPPPPFPNDFFKDMFTNTPAAPLGHIKAETDYSAYLNFLSATQFGGVFPPWPLEEERKIKPKASQQCPICNKVIMGAGKLPRHMRTHTGEKPYMCNICEVRFTRQDKLKIHMRKHTGERPYLCIHCNAKFVHNYDLKNHMRIHTGVRPYQCEFCYKSFTRSDHLHRHIKRQSCRIARPRRGRKPAAWRAAGLLFAPGGPPVEKSFVMPPTLEEMSGHLGGAAMCLPGPSPKHFLSGAKTSFSLQELESQFEETQMKLFRRAQLDMERNAGIFAFALGHNENLATQPFFPLPDPWSTGFSGLAGLGHVAPISEASN; via the exons ATGGCCAATGGCATTGAGGATCTTATCGGGATCCCATTCCCGAACCACAGCAGTGAAGTCTTATGTGGTTTAAATGAGCAGCGGCATGACGGTCTCCTCTGCGATGTCATCCTCATTGTACAGGACCAGGAGTACCGGACCCATCGGTCCGTCCTTGCTGCCTGCAGCAAGTACTTCAAAAAACTCTTCACTACCGGCACTTTAACAGACCAGCCCTATGTTTACGAGATTGACTTTGTCAAGCCTGAAGCACTTTCTGCCATCCTCGAGTTTGCCTACACCTCAACCCTCACCATCACCACCTCAAATGTCAAGCACATCCTCAGCGCTGCCAAGATGCTGGAGATCCAGTGCATTATCAATGTATGCCTTGAAATCATGGAGCCCGACAGAGAGGCGGAAGAGGAAGATGACAAAGAGGACGAAGATGatgacgaagacgaagacgaagatgaggaggaagaggaggaggaggaggaagtggaagATTTTGTCAATCAGGAGAACCTAACCGATGTCCAAGAAGTAAGCTGTCACCAAAGCCCTTCTAAGTCTGATCTTACCGAAGAAGCATATACAGAAGCACCTAAAGACTTTCCAAATCACTACCCAGCCAATAACTCCTCTGGACACTTGGGCGTGATACGAGACTTCTCCATCGAGTCCTTGCTAAGGGAAAACTTGTACCCTAAGGCAAACATCCCAGAAAGGAGGCCAGCTCTCTCTCCTTTCGCCCCTACCTTCTTCCCCCATCTATGGAACGGCGATtttagctccttctcccagctcgAGGAGCCACAAGTAGACAATGGCCCCTTGGATCTGGTGATCAAAAAGAGGAAGAtcaaggaagaggaggagaaggaagaccTGCCTCCGCCTCCTTTCCCTAATGACTTCTTCAAGGACATGTTTACCaacaccccagcagctcccttAGGGCATATTAAGGCAGAGACTGACTATAGCGCTTATCTCAATTTCCTAAGCGCTACCCAGTTTGGAGGAGTTTTTCCCCCGTGGCCcctggaggaagagaggaagataaAGCCCAAGGCATCCCAGCAATGTCCCATCTGTAACAAAGTCATCATGGGAGCCGGCAAACTGCCCAGGCACATGAGGACCCACACGGGAGAGAAGCCGTATATGTGCAATATCTGTGAAGTCCGCTTTACCAG gcagGACAAGCTCAAAATCCACATGCGGAAGCACACGGGGGAGCGGCCGTACCTGTGCATCCACTGCAACGCTAAATTTGTGCACAACTACGACCTGAAGAACCACATGCGCATCCATACGGGCGTCCGGCCCTACCAGTGCGAGTTCTGCTACAAGAGCTTCACCCGTTCTGACCACCTCCATCGCCACATCAAACGCCAGAGCTGCCGGATCGCGCGACCCCGGCGAGGACGCAAGCCGGCGGCGTGGAGGGCGGCCGGCTTGCTCTTTGCTCCCGGTGGTCCGCCAGTGGAGAAGAGCTTCGTGATGCCGCCAACGTTGGAGGAGATGAGCGGCCACCTCGGCGGCGCGGCCATGTGCCTTCCCGGCCCCAGCCCCAAGCACTTTTTAAGCGGGGCCAAGACCTCCTTcagcctgcaggagctggagagCCAGTTTGAAGAAACCCAGATGAAGCTCTTCAGGCGAGCCCAGCTGGACATGGAGAGGAACGCGGGCATCTTCGCCTTCGCCCTGGGCCATAACGAAAACCTCGCCACCCAacccttcttcccccttcccgATCCTTGGAGCACGGGCTTCAGCGGCTTGGCAGGGCTCGGCCACGTGGCTCCCATCTCGGAGGCGAGTAACTAA